The following proteins come from a genomic window of Megalops cyprinoides isolate fMegCyp1 chromosome 6, fMegCyp1.pri, whole genome shotgun sequence:
- the LOC118778841 gene encoding myosin heavy chain, fast skeletal muscle-like isoform X3 yields MSSDAEMEVFGPAAIYLRKPEKERLEAQNTPFDAKTAYFVAEPKEMYVKGKLISREGGKATVETLDGQSITVKEDDIHPMNPPKFDKIEDMAMMTHLNEPAVLYNLKERYAAWMIYTYSGLFCVTVNPYKWLPVYDAVVVVAYRGKKRIEAPPHIFSISDNAYQFMLTDRENQSILITGESGAGKTVNTKRVIQYFATIAVSGQKKAEQVPGKMQGSLEDQIIAANPLLEAYGNAKTVRNDNSSRFGKFIRIHFGTTGKLASADIETYLLEKSRVTFQLSAERSYHIFYQLMTGHKPELLEALLITTNPYDYPMVSQGEITVKSINDVEEFIATDTAIDILGFTAEEKMGIYKLTGAVMHHGNMKFKQKQREEQAEPDGTEVADKISYLMGLNSADVLKALCYPRVKVGNEFVTKGQTVPQVNNSVSALCKSVYEKMFLWMVVRINEMLDTKQPRQFFIGVLDIAGFEIFDFNSLEQLCINFTNEKLQQFFNHHMFVLEQEEYKKEGIEWEFIDFGMDLAACIELIEKPMGIFSILEEECMFPKASDTTFKNKLYDQHLGKTACFQKPKPAKGKAEAHFSLVHYAGTVDYNICGWLDKNKDPLNDSVVQLYQKSSVKLLAHLYAAHASAGGGKKAGKKKGGSFQTVSALFRENLGKLMTNLRSTHPHFVRCLIPNESKTPGLMENFLVIHQLRCNGVLEGIRICRKGFPSRILYGDFKQRYKVLNASVIPEGQFIDNKKASEKLLGSIDVDHTQYKFGHTKVFFKAGLLGTLEEMRDEKLATLVTMTQALCRGYLMRREFVKMMERRESIFTIQYNVRSFMNVKHWPWMKLYFKIKPLLKSAETEKEMANMKVEFEKCKEDLAKALAKKKELEEKMVSLLQEKNDLQLQVAAESESLSDAEERCEGLIKAKIQLEAKLKETSERLEDEEEINAELTAKKRKLEDECSELKKDIDDLELTLAKVEKEKHATENKVKNLTEEMASQDESIAKLTKEKKALQEAHQQTLDDLQAEEDKVNTLTKAKTKLEQQVDDLEGSLEQEKKLRMDLERAKRKLEGDLKLAQESIMDLENDKQQSEEKIKKKDFETSQLLSKIEDEQSLGAQLQKKIKELQARIEELEEEIEAERAARAKVEKQRADLSRELEEISERLEEAGGATAAQIEMNKKREAEFQKLRRDLEESTLQHEATAAALRKKQADSVAELGEQIDNLQRVKQKLEKEKSEYKMEIDDLASNMEAVAKAKGNLEKMCRTLEDQLSELKSKYDENARQLNDIGAQKARLQTENGEFGRQLEEKDALVSQLTRGKQAYTQQIEELKRLVEEEVKAKNALAHGLQSARHDCDLLREQFEEEQEAKAELQRGMSKANSEVAQWRTKYETDAIQRTEELEEAKKKLAQRLQEAEESIEAVNAKCASLEKTKQRLQGEVEDLMIDVERANAQAANLDKKQRNFDKVLAEGKQKYEEGQAELEGAQKEARSLSTELFKMKNSYEEALDQLETLKRENKNLQQEISDLTEQIGETGKTIHELEKAKKTVETEKAEIQTALEEAEGTLEHEESKILRVQLELNQIKGEIDRKLAEKDEEMEQIKRNSQRVVESMQSTLDAEVRSRNDALRVKKKMEGDLNEMEIQLSHANRQAAEAQKQLRNVQGQLKDAQLHLDDAVRGQEDMKEQVAMVERRNNLMLAEIEELRAALEQTERGRKVAEQELVDASERVGLLHSQNTSLLNTKKKLESDLVQIQGEVDDTIQEARNAEEKAKKAITDAAMMAEELKKEQDTSAHLERMKKNLEVTVKDLQHRLDEAENLAMKGGKKQLQKLESRVHELEAEVEAEQKRGADAVKGVRKYERKVKELTYQTEEDKKNVTRLQDLVDKLQLKVKAYKRQAEESEEQANTHLSRYRKVQHELEEAQERADIAESQVNKLRAKSRDAGKGKEAAE; encoded by the exons ATGAGTTCGGATGCGGAGATGGAGGTTTTTGGCCCAGCGGCCATTTACCTCCGGAAGCCAGAGAAGGAGAGGCTCGAGGCACAGAACACACCCTTTGATGCCAAAACAGCTTACTTTGTGGCTGAGCCCAAGGAGATGTACGTCAAAGGGAAACTCatcagcagagaggggggcaaaGCCACAGTTGAAACACTGGATGGGCAA TCAATCACAGTGAAGGAGGATGACATCCACCCAATGAACCCTCCCAAGTTTGATAAGATTGAGGACATGGCCATGATGACCCACCTCAATGAGCCCGCTGTGCTGTATAACCTCAAAGAGCGTTACGCAGCATGGATGATCTAT acaTACTCTGGgctgttctgtgtcactgtgaatcCATACAAGTGGCTTCCAGTGTACGATgccgttgttgttgttgcataCAGAGGCAAAAAGAGAATTGAGGCCCCGCCCCacatcttctccatctctgacaATGCCTATCAGTTCATGCTGACTG ATCGTGAAAACCAGTCAATCCTGATTAC TGGAGAATCCGGTGCAGGAAAGACTGTGAACACCAAACGTGTCATCCAGTACTTTGCGACAATCGCAGTGTCTGGCCAAAAGAAAGCTGAGCAAGTACCTGGCAAGATGCAG GGATCTCTGGAGGATCAAATCATCGCAGCGAACCCCCTGCTGGAGGCTTATGGTAATGCCAAGACTGTGAGGAATGACAACTCCTCTCGTTTT GGAAAGTTCATCAGAATTCATTTTGGAACAACAGGAAAGCTGGCTTCTGCTGATATTGAAACCT ATTTGCTGGAAAAGTCAAGAGTAACATTCCAGCTATCAGCTGAGAGAAGCTACCACATCTTCTATCAGCTTATGACAGGCCACAAACCTGAACTGTTAG AGGCACTTCTCATTACCACCAACCCATATGACTACCCTATGGTCAGCCAAGGAGAAATCACTGTTAAAAGCATTAATGATGTTGAGGAGTTCATTGCCACAGAC ACTGCCATTGACATCTTGGGCTTCACTGCTGAGGAGAAGATGGGCATCTATAAGCTGACTGGTGCAgtgatgcatcatgggaacaTGAAGTTTAAGCAGAAGCAGCGTGAAGAACAGGCTGAGCCTGATGGCACTGAGG TGGCAGATAAAATTTCTTACCTCATGGGCCTGAACTCAGCTGACGTGCTGAAAGCTCTGTGTTACCCCAGAGTGAAGGTCGGAAACGAGTTTGTGACCAAGGGACAAACTGTACCGCAG GTCAACAActctgtcagtgctctgtgcaaGTCTGTCTATGAGAAAATGTTCTTGTGGATGGTTGTTCGCATTAATGAGATGTTGGACACAAAGCAGCCACGACAGTTCTTCATCGGTGTGCTGGATATTGCTGGATTTGAGATCTTTGAT tTCAACAGCCTTGAGCAGCTGTGCATCAACTTCACCAATGAGAAACTGCAACAGTTTTTCAACCATCACATGTTTGTGCTGGAACAAGAGGAGTACAAGAAGGAGGGCATTGAATGGGAGTTCATTGATTTCGGTATGGACTTGGCTGCCTGCATTGAACTCATTGAGAAG CCAATGGGCATCTTCTCCATCCTTGAAGAGGAGTGCATGTTCCCCAAGGCTTCAGACACAACCTTCAAAAACAAGCTCTATGACCAACACCTGGGCAAAACCGCTTGCTTCCAGAAGCCCAAGCCTGCCAAAGGCAAGGCTGAGGCCCACTTCTCCCTGGTGCACTACGCTGGCACTGTGGACTACAACATTTGCGGCTGGCTGGACAAGAACAAGGACCCCCTGAACGACTCAGTCGTACAGCTGTACCAGAAGTCATCAGTCAAACTGCTGGCTCACCTGTATGCTGCTCATGCCTCT GCTGGTGGTGGCAAAAAGGCCGGCAAGAAGAAGGGTGGCTCCTTCCagactgtgtctgctctgttcaGG GAGAATTTGGGCAAGCTGATGACCAACTTAAGAAGCACTCATCCTCACTTTGTGCGATGCTTGATTCCTAATGAATCAAAGACACCAG GTCTCATGGAGAACTTCCTGGTCATCCACCAGTTGAGGTGTAATGGTGTGCTAGAAGGTATCAGAATCTGCAGAAAGGGCTTCCCCAGCAGAATCCTCTATGGTGACTTCAAGCAGAG atACAAAGTACTGAATGCCAGTGTGATCCCTGAGGGACAGTTCATTGACAACAAGAAGGCTTCTGAGAAGCTCCTGGGATCCATTGATGTGGACCACACTCAGTACAAGTTTGGGCACACCAAA gtgttcttcaaagctggTCTGTTGGGTACCCTGGAAGAGATGCGAGATGAGAAACTGGCAACACTGGTTACCATGACTCAGGCCCTGTGCCGTGGTTACCTCATGAGAAGGGAGTTTGTGAAGATGATGGAGAGGAG agaaTCCATTTTCACCATCCAATACAACGTCCGCTCATTCATGAATGTGAAACACTGGCCATGGATGAAGCTATACTTCAAGATCAAGCCTCTTCTGAAAAGTGCTGAAACTGAGAAAGAAATGGCCAACATGAAGGTCGAGTTTGAAAAGTGCAAAGAGGATCTGGCCAAGGCATTAGCTAAGAAGAAGGAGCTTGAGGAGAAAATGGTTTCACTGCTGCAGGAAAAGAATGACCTGCAGTTACAAGTTGCAGCT GAAAGTGAAAGCCTCTCTGATGCTGAGGAAAGATGCGAGGGACTCATCAAAGCTAAGATCCAGCTCGAAGCTAAACTCAAGGAGACAAGTGAGAGactggaggatgaggaggaaatcAATGCTGAGCTGACTGCCaagaagaggaagctggaggaTGAGTGCTCTGAGCTGAAGAAAGACATTGATGATTTAGAGCTCACCTTGGCCAAagtggagaaggagaaacaTGCCACAGAAAATAAG GTTAAAAACCTGACTGAAGAGATGGCCTCTCAAGATGAGAGCATTGCCAAGCTGACCAAGGAGAAGAAAGCCCTCCAAGAGGCACACCAGCAGACTCTTGATGATCTCCAGGCAGAGGAGGACAAAGTCAACACTCTGACTAAAGCTAAAACCAAGCTTGAGCAACAAGTGGATGAT CTGGAAGGTTCTCTAGAACAAGAGAAGAAGCTTCGCATGGACCTTGAGAGAGCCAAGAGAAAGCTTGAGGGCGATCTGAAACTGGCTCAGGAATCCATAATGGATCTGGAGAATGACAAGCAACAGTCAGAGGAGAAGATCAAGAA GAAGGACTTTGAAACAAGCCAACTTCTCAGCAAGATTGAGGATGAGCAGTCTTTGGGTGCTCAGCTTCAAAAGAAGATTAAGGAGCTCCAG GCTCGTattgaggagctggaggaagaaaTTGAGGCTGAGCGTGCTGCTCGGGCCAAGGTTGAGAAGCAGAGAGCTGATCTCTCCAGGGAACTTGAGGAGATCAGTGAGAGGCTAGAAGAAGCTGGTGGTGCCACTGCTGCTCAGATTGAGATGAACAAGAAGCGTGAGGCTGAGTTTCAGAAGCTGCGCCGTGATCTTGAAGAGTCTACCTTGCAGCATGAGGCCACAGCTGCGGCTCTCCGCAAAAAGCAGGCCGACAGCGTTGCAGAACTGGGAGAACAAATCGACAATCTTCAGCGCGTCAAGCAGAAgttggagaaggagaagagtgaatacaaaatggaaatcGATGACCTTGCCAGTAACATGGAAGCTGTCGCTAAAGCAAAG GGAAATCTTGAGAAAATGTGCCGCACTCTTGAAGATCAGCTGAGTGAGCTCAAGTCCAAGTACGATGAAAATGCAAGACAACTGAATGACATTGGAGCACAGAAAGCAAGACTTCAAACTGAGAATG GCGAATTTGGTCGCCAGCTGGAAGAGAAAGATGCTCTAGTTTCTCAGCTGACGAGAGGCAAGCAAGCCTACACACAGCAGATCGAGGAGCTCAAGAGGCTTGTTGAAGAGGAAGTCAAG GCGAAGAACGCCCTGGCCCATGGTTTGCAATCAGCACGCCATGACTGTGACCTTCTGAGGGAGCAGtttgaggaggagcaggaggccaaGGCTGAGCTGCAGCGTGGAATGTCCAAGGCCAACAGTGAGGTGGCTCAGTGGAGAACCAAATATGAAACTGATGCCATCCAGCGCACTGAGGAACTGGAGGAGGCCAA GAAAAAGCTTGCCCAGCGTCTCCAGGAGGCAGAGGAATCCATTGAGGCTGTGAACGCCAAGTGTGCCTCTCTGGAGAAGACCAAGCAGAGACTGCAGGGTGAAGTGGAGGATCTCATGATTGATGTGGAGAGGGCAAATGCCCAGGCTGCCAACCTTGACAAGAAGCAGAGGAACTTTGACAAG GTTCTGGCAGAAGGGAAGCAGAAGTATGAGGAAGGCCAGGCAGAGCTGGAAGGGGCACAAAAAGAGGCCCGTTCTCTCAGTACTGAGCTGTTCAAGATGAAGAATTCCTATGAAGAAGCTCTGGACCAGCTGGAGACcctgaagagagagaacaagaaccTGCAGC AGGAGATTTCTGACCTGACTGAACAGATTGGAGAGACTGGAAAGACCATTCATGAGCTGGAGAAGGCTAAGAAGACAGTGGAGACTGAGAAAGCAGAAATTCAGACTGCTCTAGAAGAAGCCGAG ggaACTCTGGAGCATGAGGAGTCCAAGATTCTCCGTGTCCAGCTTGAGCTCAATCAGATCAAAGGTGAAATTGACAGGAAGCTTGCAGAGAAAGAtgaggagatggagcagatcAAGAGGAACAGCCAGAGGGTGGTGGAATCCATGCAGAGCACTCTTGACGCTGAGGTCAGAAGCAGGAATGATGCTCTCAGAGTCaagaagaagatggagggagaCCTCAATGAGATGGAGATTCAGCTGAGCCATGCCAACCGCCAGGCTGCTGAAGCCCAGAAACAACTGAGGAATGTCCAAGGACAGCTCAAG GATGCCCAACTGCACCTTGATGATGCAGTCAGAGGACAGGAGGACATGAAGGAGCAGGTTGCCATGGTGGAGCGCAGGAACAACCTGATGCTGGCTGAGATAGAGGAACTGAGGGCTGCcctggagcagacagagagaggccgcaAAGTGGCCGAGCAGGAGCTGGTCGATGCAAGTGAGCGTGTGGGCCTGCTGCACTCCCAG AACACCAGCCTTCTTAACACCAAGAAGAAGCTGGAAAGTGACCTTGTTCAGATCCAAGGTGAAGTGGATGACACCATTCAGGAAGCAAGAAATGCAGAGGAGAAGGCCAAGAAGGCTATTACTGAT GCTGCCATgatggcagaggagctgaagaaggagcaggaCACCAGTGCTCACCtggagaggatgaagaagaaCCTGGAAGTCACAGTCAAGGACCTGCAGCACCGTCTGGATGAGGCTGAGAACCTAGCCATGAAGGGCGGAAAGAAACAGCTACAGAAACTGGAATCAAGG GTGCATGAGCTAGAAGCTGAAGTTGAAGCTGAGCAGAAACGTGGAGCTGATGCGGTTAAAGGTGTCCGTAAATATGAGAGGAAAGTCAAGGAGCTCACCTACCAG ACTGAGGAGGACAAAAAGAATGTCACCAGACTGCAGGATCTGGTGgacaaactgcagctgaaagtgAAGGCCTACAAGAGACAGGCTGAGGAATCT GAGGAACAAGCCAACACTCACCTGTCCAGATACAGGAAGGTGCAGCATGAGCTGGAGGAAGCTCAGGAGCGTGCCGACATCGCCGAGTCCCAGGTCAACAAGCTGAGAGCCAAGAGCCGTGATGCTGGCAAG GGCAAGGAAGCTGCTGAATGA